A single window of Mycolicibacterium aurum DNA harbors:
- a CDS encoding carboxymuconolactone decarboxylase family protein: MDELRRKGLEKMNEVYGWEMPDMPGDYFALTADHLFGTIWSRPGLSMREKRMMTLTCVTALGISDLAEIQVNAALHNGELTVDELKEMAIFLTHYLGFPLGSKLDGVVTKVAGKRKKDAERGGGEDKKGNVNAALKMHSGSTLDDE; the protein is encoded by the coding sequence ATGGACGAGCTGCGCCGCAAGGGCCTGGAGAAGATGAACGAGGTGTACGGCTGGGAGATGCCGGACATGCCCGGCGATTACTTCGCGCTGACGGCCGATCACCTCTTCGGCACCATCTGGTCGCGGCCGGGATTGTCGATGCGCGAGAAGCGCATGATGACGCTGACATGCGTTACCGCGCTGGGGATCTCGGACCTCGCGGAGATCCAGGTCAACGCCGCACTGCACAACGGCGAGCTCACCGTCGACGAGCTCAAGGAGATGGCGATCTTCCTGACCCACTATCTCGGCTTCCCCCTCGGCTCCAAGCTCGACGGCGTGGTCACCAAGGTGGCGGGCAAGCGGAAGAAGGATGCCGAGCGCGGGGGCGGCGAGGACAAAAAGGGCAATGTCAACGCCGCGTTGAAGATGCATTCGGGAAGCACGCTCGATGATGAGTAG
- a CDS encoding SDR family oxidoreductase has translation MGLYGDQFTEKVAIVTGAGGGIGQAYAEALAREGAAVVVADLNLEGAQKVADGIKGEGGNALAVRVDVSDIDSAKDMAAQTLSEFGGIDYLVNNAAIFGGMKLDFLITVDWDYYKKFMSVNLDGALVCTRAVYRKMAKRGGGAIVNQSSTAAWLYSNFYGLAKAGVNSLTQQLATELGGQNIRVNAIAPGPIDTEANRTTTPQEMVADIVKGIPLSRMGEVDDLTGMCLFLLSDQAKWVTGQIFNVDGGQIIR, from the coding sequence ATGGGCTTATACGGAGATCAGTTCACGGAGAAGGTGGCGATCGTCACCGGTGCCGGCGGCGGCATCGGCCAGGCATACGCCGAGGCGTTGGCGCGCGAGGGGGCTGCGGTCGTCGTCGCGGATCTCAATCTCGAAGGTGCCCAGAAGGTCGCCGACGGTATCAAGGGCGAGGGTGGCAACGCGCTCGCCGTCCGGGTCGACGTCTCCGACATCGACTCGGCCAAGGACATGGCCGCGCAGACGCTTTCGGAGTTCGGCGGGATCGACTACCTGGTCAACAACGCGGCGATCTTCGGCGGCATGAAGCTCGACTTCCTGATCACCGTCGACTGGGATTACTACAAGAAGTTCATGAGTGTGAACCTCGACGGCGCCCTGGTGTGCACCCGCGCGGTGTACCGCAAGATGGCCAAGCGCGGGGGCGGCGCGATCGTGAATCAGTCGTCGACCGCGGCCTGGCTGTACTCGAACTTCTATGGGCTGGCCAAGGCCGGCGTCAACAGCCTGACCCAGCAACTGGCCACCGAACTCGGCGGTCAGAACATCCGCGTCAACGCCATCGCGCCGGGGCCCATCGACACCGAGGCCAACCGGACCACCACGCCGCAGGAGATGGTGGCCGACATCGTCAAGGGAATTCCGTTGTCGCGCATGGGCGAAGTAGACGACCTGACCGGGATGTGCCTGTTCCTGCTGTCCGATCAGGCCAAGTGGGTCACCGGCCAGATCTTCAACGTCGACGGCGGACAGATAATTCGGTGA
- a CDS encoding aldehyde dehydrogenase: MSILADRESRLLIDGKLVAGSSGTFATINPATEETLGVAADASADDMGAAIGAARRSFDESDWSTDVELRVRCIRQLQEAMRTHVEELRELTISEVGAPRMLTAAAQLEGPVDDLSFCADTAESYQWSSDLGIASPMGIKTHRTVAREAIGVVGAITPWNFPHQINLAKIGPALAAGNTLVLKPAPDTPWAAAVLGELIVEHTDFPAGVVNIVTSSDHGVGALLSKDARVDMVSFTGSTNTGRAVMADSAATLKKVFLELGGKSAFVILDDADLAGACSMAAFTASMHAGQGCAITTRLLVPRARYDEAVEAAAATMGGLKPGDPTKPGTICGPVISARQRDRIQSYLDSAIAEGGRFACGGGRPADRDTGFFIEPTVIAGLDNSAKVAREEIFGPVLTVIAHDGDDDAVRIANDSPFGLSGTVFSPDAERANAVAARLRVGTVNINGGVWYSADMPFGGYKQSGIGREMGLAGFEEYLEIKAIATAAG; encoded by the coding sequence ATGTCAATCCTGGCCGATCGCGAGAGCCGGCTGCTCATCGACGGGAAGCTCGTCGCTGGAAGCTCGGGCACGTTCGCCACGATCAACCCCGCCACCGAAGAGACGCTCGGCGTCGCCGCCGACGCGAGCGCAGACGACATGGGTGCCGCCATCGGTGCGGCTCGGCGCAGCTTCGACGAGAGCGACTGGTCCACCGACGTCGAGCTGCGGGTGCGGTGCATCCGGCAGCTCCAAGAGGCGATGCGCACCCATGTCGAAGAGCTGCGCGAGCTGACTATTTCCGAGGTCGGAGCCCCGCGCATGCTGACCGCGGCCGCGCAGCTGGAGGGGCCGGTCGACGATCTGAGCTTCTGCGCAGACACTGCGGAGTCCTATCAGTGGAGCAGCGACCTCGGCATCGCGTCGCCGATGGGCATCAAGACCCATCGCACGGTCGCGCGTGAAGCCATCGGCGTCGTCGGCGCGATCACGCCGTGGAACTTCCCGCACCAGATCAACCTCGCCAAGATCGGTCCCGCCCTCGCGGCGGGAAACACGTTGGTGCTCAAGCCCGCCCCTGACACGCCATGGGCCGCGGCGGTGCTCGGCGAGTTGATTGTCGAGCACACCGACTTCCCGGCAGGCGTGGTCAACATCGTCACCTCCAGCGACCACGGCGTCGGAGCGCTGCTGTCGAAGGATGCGCGGGTGGACATGGTGTCGTTCACCGGATCGACGAACACCGGCCGTGCCGTGATGGCCGACAGCGCCGCCACGCTCAAGAAGGTCTTTCTGGAGCTCGGCGGAAAGTCGGCATTCGTGATCCTCGACGACGCCGACCTCGCCGGTGCCTGCTCGATGGCGGCGTTCACCGCCTCGATGCATGCCGGCCAGGGCTGCGCGATCACCACCCGGCTTCTCGTCCCGCGCGCTCGCTACGACGAGGCCGTCGAGGCCGCCGCCGCGACCATGGGTGGCCTCAAGCCGGGAGACCCGACCAAGCCGGGCACCATCTGCGGGCCGGTCATCTCGGCGCGGCAGCGCGACCGCATCCAGTCCTACCTCGACTCCGCGATCGCCGAAGGCGGCAGATTCGCCTGCGGCGGTGGGCGTCCCGCCGACCGCGACACCGGGTTCTTCATCGAGCCGACGGTGATCGCCGGTCTGGACAACAGCGCCAAGGTCGCCCGCGAGGAGATCTTCGGGCCGGTGCTGACGGTCATCGCCCACGACGGCGACGACGACGCGGTCCGAATCGCCAACGATTCGCCGTTCGGGTTGTCGGGCACGGTGTTCTCCCCGGACGCCGAGCGCGCCAACGCCGTCGCAGCACGGCTGCGGGTGGGCACGGTCAACATCAACGGCGGCGTCTGGTATTCCGCGGACATGCCGTTCGGTGGCTACAAGCAGTCCGGCATCGGTCGGGAGATGGGGCTCGCGGGTTTCGAGGAGTACCTCGAGATCAAGGCGATCGCCACAGCAGCTGGTTGA
- a CDS encoding NAD(P)-dependent oxidoreductase, protein MAKRLVDWPGGLIVFDVRTESMTPLAELGATLADSVADVAKADVISVTVLTDAQVRDVVGELAAHAAPGTVIAIHSTIEPGTAPELADQMRPKGVHIVDAPVSGGAGAAEKGELAVMVGADDEAYDLVKPVFKKWASMVVRAGEPGAGTRMKIARNMLTFIGFAAACEASKLAEAAGIDLQKLGRVVRHSDAQSGGPGAIMVRDDTRPLDADHFVHDMFVHTRGLAEKDLGLALAMGEAAGVDLPLAEIALRDLAAGLGVPHTTSTTEE, encoded by the coding sequence ATGGCCAAGCGGCTGGTGGACTGGCCCGGTGGCCTCATCGTCTTCGACGTGCGCACCGAATCGATGACCCCGTTGGCCGAACTCGGAGCGACCCTGGCCGACAGTGTGGCCGACGTCGCGAAGGCCGACGTCATCAGCGTCACGGTTCTCACGGACGCGCAGGTGCGTGACGTCGTCGGCGAGCTTGCCGCCCACGCCGCCCCCGGTACGGTCATCGCGATCCACTCCACGATCGAGCCCGGCACCGCGCCCGAGCTGGCCGACCAGATGCGGCCCAAAGGTGTTCACATCGTGGATGCCCCGGTCAGCGGTGGCGCCGGTGCAGCCGAGAAGGGCGAGCTGGCGGTCATGGTCGGCGCCGACGACGAGGCGTACGACCTGGTGAAGCCGGTCTTCAAGAAGTGGGCGTCGATGGTGGTACGTGCCGGCGAGCCCGGCGCGGGCACCCGGATGAAGATCGCCAGGAACATGCTGACCTTCATCGGTTTCGCCGCCGCGTGCGAGGCGTCGAAGCTGGCCGAGGCGGCCGGTATCGATCTGCAGAAGCTGGGTCGGGTGGTACGCCACAGCGACGCGCAGAGCGGCGGGCCCGGCGCGATCATGGTCCGTGACGACACCAGACCGCTGGACGCCGACCACTTCGTCCACGACATGTTCGTGCACACCCGGGGACTGGCCGAGAAGGACCTGGGCTTGGCGCTGGCGATGGGTGAGGCCGCGGGTGTTGATCTCCCCCTCGCGGAAATCGCGTTGCGAGACCTGGCCGCCGGATTGGGTGTGCCACACACGACTTCGACGACGGAGGAGTAA
- a CDS encoding TetR/AcrR family transcriptional regulator: MSSDAVVALTDEPGHPTRNRRQEETFRKVLAAGLEMLRETSYADLTVRAVAARAKVAPATAYTYFSSKNHLIAEIYLDLMQKVEYFTDVNDSKATRVEATLRTMALTLADDPEVAAACTTALLSSSDAAVRAVRERIGTEIHRRIRAAVGPDPDPRTLAALEMTFFGALVNAGSGAFTYHQIADRLSYVVGLIVGDEDKK, encoded by the coding sequence GTGTCCAGTGATGCCGTTGTCGCGCTCACCGATGAGCCGGGGCACCCGACCCGTAACCGCCGGCAGGAAGAAACGTTCCGCAAGGTTCTCGCCGCGGGTCTGGAAATGCTCCGCGAAACGTCGTATGCCGACCTGACCGTGCGCGCAGTCGCCGCACGGGCCAAGGTCGCCCCCGCCACCGCGTACACCTACTTCTCGTCGAAGAACCATCTGATCGCCGAGATCTACCTGGACCTCATGCAGAAGGTCGAGTACTTCACCGACGTCAACGACAGCAAGGCCACCCGGGTGGAGGCGACGCTACGCACCATGGCGCTGACACTGGCCGATGATCCCGAGGTCGCGGCCGCGTGCACCACGGCGCTGCTTTCCAGCAGCGACGCCGCCGTACGGGCCGTCCGCGAGCGCATCGGCACCGAGATCCACCGCCGCATCCGCGCGGCCGTCGGCCCGGATCCCGATCCCCGCACACTGGCCGCACTGGAGATGACGTTCTTCGGCGCGCTGGTCAACGCCGGCAGTGGCGCGTTCACCTATCACCAGATCGCCGACCGGCTCAG